In Arvicola amphibius chromosome 1, mArvAmp1.2, whole genome shotgun sequence, one DNA window encodes the following:
- the Pprc1 gene encoding peroxisome proliferator-activated receptor gamma coactivator-related protein 1 isoform X1: MAARRGRRDRVAPPPTGGPGPDPGGGVRGGGWTSRSQAPYGTVGAVSAAEQVHEEGDDTSFVNLSRLGPSLRDKDLEMEELILQDETLLGTMQSYMDASLISLIEDFGSLGESRLSLEDQNEMSLLTALTEILDNADSENLSPFDSIPDSELLVSPRESSSLHKLLTLSRTPPEHDLITPIDPLGPSTGSSRMSGVEMSLADSPWDFSPPPFLETSSPKLPSWRPSRPRPRWGQSPVPQQRSDGEEEEEVASFSGQMLAGELDNSVNSLDFPMHLACPEEEDKPTAAEVAVSAPADESISSLSELVRAMHPYCLPNLTHLASLEDELQEQVDDLTAPEGCVVLEIVGQAATAGDDLEIPVVVRQIPSGSQSLLLDESAGTSPALQLLMPTMEARMEAAVPKVAPCSDQEELSLNSACLLESREIMESLAPKELQNLPASAIEGSQRVPRKGRKKKSKEQPAACLEGYTRRLRSSSRGQSTVATEVNSQAGNLQKQLQEELQREAEAPQSRGKPRAWARAWAAALEKTESENLERSAGQDSPAEDALDLCPKLVDTSQADPMPVDSVEADAAAIKHAIADCIPVDQASASTELIGPLPVGPVLTDRTEIEPAVSIPTSDDLSPAGAVPANSVTVDSVPHDLAPVDPVLVKHRPTDPRRAAAAAAQGTRLSLDSTAHPKVINPEVKAVAGPLKVEGSTSTTTQEARPRPLSLSEYRQRRQQRQTEAEGRNSQPPAGKWPSLPETPTGLADIPCLVPPAPAKKTAPQRSSVATPETCFVSVGTNSASPTPEPSASKPMVSVHSEQMPSHEMPLPVRPPLPTLQSVSPAGPKPSTAPTPLPFPPGIPPLLPLPSSGHGVPSLPPPPLQPPGLTVSMRQIPPDPYTHYAPVPPWPCYPSVSPSGYPCLPPQPTVPMVSGTPGTYAVPPTCNVPWVPTPAPVSPYSSSCAYGHMGWGPGPQQPPFWSTVSPPPLSSASTGRAVPPSNVEPSSNPAGSPEDELPVPVTPSLSSGPDSPIAPPVEPTKLEVQPVPVSPQPKHKVSTLVQSLQVKTPPRLSTECVAVGESASERLKPEAQENRAKEKPLSATVKTGPIPRQSTAPKLPAVHPARLRKLSFLPTPRSQGSEDVVQAFISEIGIEASDLSSLLEQFEKSEAKKECPLPAPADSLAVGNSGSIDTPQEKRPLDRLQAPELANVAGLTPPATPPHQLWKPLAAVSLLVKSPKSTAQEGTLKPEGVTEAKHPAAACLQERVHGPNPVHVGSGDHDYCVRSRTPPKKMPALVIPEVGSRWNVKRHQDITIKPVLSLGPAAPLLPCTTSQEPLDHRTSSEQAEPSAPCLAPSTLLSPEASPCRKDMNTRTPSEPPGKQRSMRCYRKACRSVSPPGRGWQGRRGRSSRSVSSGSNRTSEASSSSSVSSSSRSRSRSLSPPHKRWRRSSCSSSGRSRRCSSSSSSSSSSSSSSSSSRSRSPSLSPRRSDRRRRYSSYRSNDHYQRQRVLQKERAIEERRVVFIGKIPGRMTRSELKQRFSVFGEIEECTIHFRVQGDNYGFVTYRYAEEAFAAIESGHKLRQADEQPFDLCFGGRRQFCKRSYSDLDSNREDFDPAPVKSKFDSLDFDTLLKQAQKNLRR, encoded by the exons GTCCATGAGGAGGGGGACGACACTAGCTTTGTCAATCTTTCTCGACTGGGCCCATCTCTGAGGGATAAAGACCTGGAAATGGAGGAGCTGATACTGCAGGATGAGACACTACTGGGGACCATGCAAAGCTACATGGATGCCTCCCTCATCTCCCTCATTGAGGATTTTGGGAGTCTTGGAGAG AGCAGGTTATCTCTGGAGGACCAGAATGAAATGTCGCTGCTCACAGCTCTGACAGAGATCTTGGACAACGCGGATTCTGAGAACCTGTCCCCATTTGACAGCATTCCTGATTCAGAGCTGCTTGTGTCTCCTCGTGAGAGTTCCTCT CTCCACAAGCTACTCACTCTTTCTCGGACACCCCCAGAACATGACCTAATCACTCCAATTGACCCTTTGGGGCCTAGCACAGGCAGTAGTAGGATGAGTGGG GTTGAGATGTCCCTTGCAGATTCTCCTTGGGACttttctccacctcctttcttggAAACTTCTTCCCCTAAGCTACCTAGCTGGAGACCCTCAAGACCAAGACCTCGATGGGGTCAGTCCCCTGTCCCACAGCAGCGCAgtgatggggaagaggaggaggaggttgccAGCTTCAGTGGTCAGATGCTTGCTGGAGAACTGGACAACTCTGTGAACAGCTTGGACTTCCCCATGCACCTGGCATGTCCAGAGGAAGAAGACAAGCCAACAGCAGCAGAGGTGGCAGTGTCAGCACCTGCTGATGAGAGCATCTCCTCCCTGAGTGAGCTGGTACGCGCCATGCATCCGTACTGCTTGCCCAACCTCACACACTTGGCATCACTTGAGGATGAGCTTCAGGAACAGGTGGATGATTTGACAGCACCTGAGGgttgtgtggtgctggagatagTGGGCCAGGCAGCCACAGCTGGTGATGACCTGGAGATCCCGGTTGTGGTGCGCCAGATTCCTTCTGGATCCCAGTCTCTGCTCTTGGATGAGTCTGCAGGGACCAGTCCTGCCTTGCAGCTACTCATGCCCACCATGGAGGCCAGGATGGAAGCAGCTGTGCCTAAGGTTGCCCCTTGCTCTGATCAAGAAGAATTATCATTGAACTCTGCCTGCTTATTGGAGTCCAGGGAAATCATGGAGTCATTGGCACCCAAGGAGCTTCAGAACCTACCTGCCAGTGCAATTGAGGGTTCTCAGAGAGTTCCCAGAAAGGGCAGGAAGAAGAAGAGCAAGGAACAGCCAGCAGCCTGTTTGGAAGGCTATACCAGAAGGCTGAGATCATCTTCTCGTGGACAGTCTACTGTGGCTACAGAGGTGAACTCTCAGGCAGGTAACTTACAGAAACAGCTTCAGGAAGAACTTCAGAGAGAGGCTGAAGCTCCTCAGAGCAGGGGGAAGCCACGGGCGTGGGCTCGGGCCTGGGCAGCTGCCTTGGAGAAGACTGAGTCTGAGAACTTAGAGAGAAGTGCAGGACAGGATAGCCCTGCTGAAGATGCCCTTGACCTCTGCCCTAAGCTGGTTGATACTAGCCAAGCTGACCCCATGCCAGTTGACTCTGTAGAAGCTGATGCAGCTGCCATTAAGCATGCTATAGCTGATTGTATACCTGTTGACCAGGCTTCAGCTAGTACAGAACTGATTGGTCCTCTCCCAGTAGGCCCAGTGCTGACTGATAGGACAGAAATTGAACCTGCAGTGTCTATTCCCACTTCAGATGACTTGTCTCCAGCTGGTGCTGTCCCAGCTAACTCAGTGACAGTTGACTCTGTTCCACATGACCTGGCTCCAGTAGACCCTGTGCTAGTTAAGCACAGACCAACCGACCCTAGAcgtgctgcagcagcagcagctcagggGACTCGTCTTTCCCTAGATTCCACAGCCCACCCTAAGGTCATCAACCCTGAGGTCAAGGCTGTTGCAGGTCCTCTGAAGGTGGAAGGTAGCACCAGCACTACAACCCAGGAAGCCAGACCTCGACCTCTCAGCCTGTCTGAGTACCGCCAGCGAAGGCAGCAACggcaaacagaagcagaaggcaggaaTTCTCAGCCCCCCGCTGGCAAGTGGCCTAGTCTCCCAGAGACCCCCACAGGGCTGGCAGATATCCCTTGTCTTGTTCCACCAGCCCCAGCTAAGAAGACAGctccacagagaagctctgtAGCTACACCAgagacttgttttgtttctgtgggtaCCAACTCTGCTTCCCCTACTCCTGAGCCATCTGCAAGCAAACCTATGGTTTCTGTTCACTCGGAACAGATGCCATCTCATGAGATGCCACTTCCAGTTAGACCGCCCCTTCCTACCTTGCAGTCTGTGTCTCCTGCTGGGCCCAAACCTTCCACAGCGCCCACTCCTTTGCCTTTCCCTCCAGGCATACCTCctttgcttcctcttccttcaagTGGCCATGGAGTCCCCAGTCTGCCCCCACCTCCCTTGCAACCACCTGGACTTACAGTGTCCATGAGACAAATACCACCTGATCCCTATACTCACTATGCCCCTGTGCCACCCTGGCCTTGTTATCCCTCTGTGTCCCCTTCTGGCTATCCTTGTCTGCCCCCACAACCAACGGTGCCCATGGTGTCTGGTACTCCTGGTACCTATGCTGTACCCCCAACTTGCAATGTGCCTTGGGTACCCACTCCTGCTCCAGTTTCACCTTACAGCTCTAGCTGTGCCTATGGGCACATGGGATGGGGCCCTGGGCCACAACAGCCTCCGTTCTGGTCTACTGTTTCTCCACCTCCTTTGTCTTCAGCGTCTACTGGAAGAGCTGTTCCCCCATCCAATGTGGAACCTAGTAGTAATCCAGCTGGTTCTCCTGAAGATGAACTTCCTGTGCCAGTGACTCCTTCCCTAAGTTCTGGGCCAGACAGCCCCATAGCTCCACCGGTTGAGCCTACAAAACTGGAGGTTCAGCCAGTGCCTGTGTCTCCCCAGCCAAAACACAAAGTGTCTACCCTGGTACAAAGTCTCCAGGTCAAGACTCCACCACGTCTGTCTACTGAATGTGTAGCTGTTGGGGAGTCTGCATCAGAGAGGCTAAAGCCTGAGGCTCAGGAGAACAGAGCCAAGGAGAAGCCCCTCTCTGCAACTGTCAAGACTGGTCCCATACCAAGGCAGAGTACTGCCCCAAAACTGCCTGCTGTCCATCCAGCCCGTCTAAGGAAACTGTCCTTCCTGCCTACTCCACGTTCTCAGGGGTCTGAGGACGTGGTACAGGCATTCATCAGTGAGATTG GAATTGAAGCATCAGACCTGTCCAGTCTGTTGGAGCAGTTTGAGAAATCAGAAG CCAAAAAGGAGTGTCCTCTCCCGGCTCCTGCTGACAGCTTGGCTGTAGGAAACTCAGG CAGCATTGACACTCCCCAGGAGAAGAGACCCCTAGACCGGTTACAAGCCCCAGAACTGGCCAACGTGGCAG ggCTCACCCCTCCAGCTACCCCTCCCCACCAGTTATGGAAGCCCCTGGCTGCTGTCTCACTGTTGGTCAAATCTCCTAAATCTACCGCCCAGGAGGGAACCCTGAAGCCTGAAGGAGTTACAGAGGCCAAACATCCAGCTGCAGCCTGCCTCCAAGAAAGGGTCCATGGCCCTAATCCTgtccatgtgggctctggggaccatGATTATTGTGTCCGAAGCAGGACACCCCCAAAAAAGATGCCTGCCTTAGTCATTCCAGAGGTGGGCTCCCGATGGAATGTCAAGCGCCATCAGGACATCACCATCAAACCCGTCTTGTCATTGGGCCCAGCTGCTCCCCTACTTCCATGCACGACTTCCCAGGAGCCACTTGATCACAGGACTAGCAGTGAGCAGGCAGAGCCTTCAGCGCCTTGTCTTGCCCCGTCCACCTTGCTGTCTCCTGAGGCCTCACCTTGCCGGAAAGACATGAACACTAGGACTCCCTCTGAGCCCCCAGGCAAGCAGCGGTCAATGCGCTGTTACCGAAAAGCCTGCAGATCAGTCAGCCCCCCAGGTCGGGGCTGGCAGGGCCGTCGTGGCCGCAGCAGCCGCTCTGTCAGCTCTGGGTCCAACCGGACCAGCGAAGCATCCTCATCTTCATCGGTGTCTTCCTCATCCCGGTCCCGATCCCggtccctctcccccccccacaagaGGTGGCGAAG GTCCAGCTGCAGTTCCTCTGGACGTTCGAGAAGATGTTCATCctcttcatcatcttcatcctcctcttcatcctcatcATCTAGTTCCAGAAGCCGTTCTCCCTCTTTGTCCCCTCGCAGAAGTGACCGAAGGCGGCG GTACAGCTCTTATCGTTCAAATGACCATTACCAAAGGCAGAGAGTGCTGCAGAAGGAGCGTGCAATA gaagagagaagggtggTCTTCATTGGGAAGATACCTGGCCGCATGACTCGGTCAGAGCTGAAacagagattttctgtttttggAGAGATTGAGGAGTGCACCATTCATTTTCGTGTCCAAGG TGACAACTATGGTTTCGTCACTTACCGTTATGCTGAAGAGGCATTTGCAGCCATCGAGAGCGGCCACAAGTTGCGGCAGGCAGATGAGCAGCCTTTTGATCTCTGCTTTGGGGGCCGCAGGCAGTTCTGCAAGAGGAGTTACTCTGATCTTG ACTCCAATCGGGAAGACTTTGATCCTGCTCCCGTGAAGAGCAAATTTGATTCTCTTGACTTTGATACATTGTTAAAACAGGCCCAGAAGAACCTGAGGAGGTAA
- the Pprc1 gene encoding peroxisome proliferator-activated receptor gamma coactivator-related protein 1 isoform X3 gives MAARRGRRDRVAPPPTGGPGPDPGGGVRGGGWTSRSQAPYGTVGAVSAAEQVHEEGDDTSFVNLSRLGPSLRDKDLEMEELILQDETLLGTMQSYMDASLISLIEDFGSLGESRLSLEDQNEMSLLTALTEILDNADSENLSPFDSIPDSELLVSPRESSSLHKLLTLSRTPPEHDLITPIDPLGPSTGSSRMSGVEMSLADSPWDFSPPPFLETSSPKLPSWRPSRPRPRWGQSPVPQQRSDGEEEEEVASFSGQMLAGELDNSVNSLDFPMHLACPEEEDKPTAAEVAVSAPADESISSLSELVRAMHPYCLPNLTHLASLEDELQEQVDDLTAPEGCVVLEIVGQAATAGDDLEIPVVVRQIPSGSQSLLLDESAGTSPALQLLMPTMEARMEAAVPKVAPCSDQEELSLNSACLLESREIMESLAPKELQNLPASAIEGSQRVPRKGRKKKSKEQPAACLEGYTRRLRSSSRGQSTVATEVNSQAGNLQKQLQEELQREAEAPQSRGKPRAWARAWAAALEKTESENLERSAGQDSPAEDALDLCPKLVDTSQADPMPVDSVEADAAAIKHAIADCIPVDQASASTELIGPLPVGPVLTDRTEIEPAVSIPTSDDLSPAGAVPANSVTVDSVPHDLAPVDPVLVKHRPTDPRRAAAAAAQGTRLSLDSTAHPKVINPEVKAVAGPLKVEGSTSTTTQEARPRPLSLSEYRQRRQQRQTEAEGRNSQPPAGKWPSLPETPTGLADIPCLVPPAPAKKTAPQRSSVATPETCFVSVGTNSASPTPEPSASKPMVSVHSEQMPSHEMPLPVRPPLPTLQSVSPAGPKPSTAPTPLPFPPGIPPLLPLPSSGHGVPSLPPPPLQPPGLTVSMRQIPPDPYTHYAPVPPWPCYPSVSPSGYPCLPPQPTVPMVSGTPGTYAVPPTCNVPWVPTPAPVSPYSSSCAYGHMGWGPGPQQPPFWSTVSPPPLSSASTGRAVPPSNVEPSSNPAGSPEDELPVPVTPSLSSGPDSPIAPPVEPTKLEVQPVPVSPQPKHKVSTLVQSLQVKTPPRLSTECVAVGESASERLKPEAQENRAKEKPLSATVKTGPIPRQSTAPKLPAVHPARLRKLSFLPTPRSQGSEDVVQAFISEIGIEASDLSSLLEQFEKSEAKKECPLPAPADSLAVGNSGSIDTPQEKRPLDRLQAPELANVAGLTPPATPPHQLWKPLAAVSLLVKSPKSTAQEGTLKPEGVTEAKHPAAACLQERVHGPNPVHVGSGDHDYCVRSRTPPKKMPALVIPEVGSRWNVKRHQDITIKPVLSLGPAAPLLPCTTSQEPLDHRTSSEQAEPSAPCLAPSTLLSPEASPCRKDMNTRTPSEPPGKQRSMRCYRKACRSVSPPGRGWQGRRGRSSRSVSSGSNRTSEASSSSSVSSSSRSRSRSLSPPHKRWRRSSCSSSGRSRRCSSSSSSSSSSSSSSSSSRSRSPSLSPRRSDRRRRSYRSNDHYQRQRVLQKERAIEERRVVFIGKIPGRMTRSELKQRFSVFGEIEECTIHFRVQGDNYGFVTYRYAEEAFAAIESGHKLRQADEQPFDLCFGGRRQFCKRSYSDLDSNREDFDPAPVKSKFDSLDFDTLLKQAQKNLRR, from the exons GTCCATGAGGAGGGGGACGACACTAGCTTTGTCAATCTTTCTCGACTGGGCCCATCTCTGAGGGATAAAGACCTGGAAATGGAGGAGCTGATACTGCAGGATGAGACACTACTGGGGACCATGCAAAGCTACATGGATGCCTCCCTCATCTCCCTCATTGAGGATTTTGGGAGTCTTGGAGAG AGCAGGTTATCTCTGGAGGACCAGAATGAAATGTCGCTGCTCACAGCTCTGACAGAGATCTTGGACAACGCGGATTCTGAGAACCTGTCCCCATTTGACAGCATTCCTGATTCAGAGCTGCTTGTGTCTCCTCGTGAGAGTTCCTCT CTCCACAAGCTACTCACTCTTTCTCGGACACCCCCAGAACATGACCTAATCACTCCAATTGACCCTTTGGGGCCTAGCACAGGCAGTAGTAGGATGAGTGGG GTTGAGATGTCCCTTGCAGATTCTCCTTGGGACttttctccacctcctttcttggAAACTTCTTCCCCTAAGCTACCTAGCTGGAGACCCTCAAGACCAAGACCTCGATGGGGTCAGTCCCCTGTCCCACAGCAGCGCAgtgatggggaagaggaggaggaggttgccAGCTTCAGTGGTCAGATGCTTGCTGGAGAACTGGACAACTCTGTGAACAGCTTGGACTTCCCCATGCACCTGGCATGTCCAGAGGAAGAAGACAAGCCAACAGCAGCAGAGGTGGCAGTGTCAGCACCTGCTGATGAGAGCATCTCCTCCCTGAGTGAGCTGGTACGCGCCATGCATCCGTACTGCTTGCCCAACCTCACACACTTGGCATCACTTGAGGATGAGCTTCAGGAACAGGTGGATGATTTGACAGCACCTGAGGgttgtgtggtgctggagatagTGGGCCAGGCAGCCACAGCTGGTGATGACCTGGAGATCCCGGTTGTGGTGCGCCAGATTCCTTCTGGATCCCAGTCTCTGCTCTTGGATGAGTCTGCAGGGACCAGTCCTGCCTTGCAGCTACTCATGCCCACCATGGAGGCCAGGATGGAAGCAGCTGTGCCTAAGGTTGCCCCTTGCTCTGATCAAGAAGAATTATCATTGAACTCTGCCTGCTTATTGGAGTCCAGGGAAATCATGGAGTCATTGGCACCCAAGGAGCTTCAGAACCTACCTGCCAGTGCAATTGAGGGTTCTCAGAGAGTTCCCAGAAAGGGCAGGAAGAAGAAGAGCAAGGAACAGCCAGCAGCCTGTTTGGAAGGCTATACCAGAAGGCTGAGATCATCTTCTCGTGGACAGTCTACTGTGGCTACAGAGGTGAACTCTCAGGCAGGTAACTTACAGAAACAGCTTCAGGAAGAACTTCAGAGAGAGGCTGAAGCTCCTCAGAGCAGGGGGAAGCCACGGGCGTGGGCTCGGGCCTGGGCAGCTGCCTTGGAGAAGACTGAGTCTGAGAACTTAGAGAGAAGTGCAGGACAGGATAGCCCTGCTGAAGATGCCCTTGACCTCTGCCCTAAGCTGGTTGATACTAGCCAAGCTGACCCCATGCCAGTTGACTCTGTAGAAGCTGATGCAGCTGCCATTAAGCATGCTATAGCTGATTGTATACCTGTTGACCAGGCTTCAGCTAGTACAGAACTGATTGGTCCTCTCCCAGTAGGCCCAGTGCTGACTGATAGGACAGAAATTGAACCTGCAGTGTCTATTCCCACTTCAGATGACTTGTCTCCAGCTGGTGCTGTCCCAGCTAACTCAGTGACAGTTGACTCTGTTCCACATGACCTGGCTCCAGTAGACCCTGTGCTAGTTAAGCACAGACCAACCGACCCTAGAcgtgctgcagcagcagcagctcagggGACTCGTCTTTCCCTAGATTCCACAGCCCACCCTAAGGTCATCAACCCTGAGGTCAAGGCTGTTGCAGGTCCTCTGAAGGTGGAAGGTAGCACCAGCACTACAACCCAGGAAGCCAGACCTCGACCTCTCAGCCTGTCTGAGTACCGCCAGCGAAGGCAGCAACggcaaacagaagcagaaggcaggaaTTCTCAGCCCCCCGCTGGCAAGTGGCCTAGTCTCCCAGAGACCCCCACAGGGCTGGCAGATATCCCTTGTCTTGTTCCACCAGCCCCAGCTAAGAAGACAGctccacagagaagctctgtAGCTACACCAgagacttgttttgtttctgtgggtaCCAACTCTGCTTCCCCTACTCCTGAGCCATCTGCAAGCAAACCTATGGTTTCTGTTCACTCGGAACAGATGCCATCTCATGAGATGCCACTTCCAGTTAGACCGCCCCTTCCTACCTTGCAGTCTGTGTCTCCTGCTGGGCCCAAACCTTCCACAGCGCCCACTCCTTTGCCTTTCCCTCCAGGCATACCTCctttgcttcctcttccttcaagTGGCCATGGAGTCCCCAGTCTGCCCCCACCTCCCTTGCAACCACCTGGACTTACAGTGTCCATGAGACAAATACCACCTGATCCCTATACTCACTATGCCCCTGTGCCACCCTGGCCTTGTTATCCCTCTGTGTCCCCTTCTGGCTATCCTTGTCTGCCCCCACAACCAACGGTGCCCATGGTGTCTGGTACTCCTGGTACCTATGCTGTACCCCCAACTTGCAATGTGCCTTGGGTACCCACTCCTGCTCCAGTTTCACCTTACAGCTCTAGCTGTGCCTATGGGCACATGGGATGGGGCCCTGGGCCACAACAGCCTCCGTTCTGGTCTACTGTTTCTCCACCTCCTTTGTCTTCAGCGTCTACTGGAAGAGCTGTTCCCCCATCCAATGTGGAACCTAGTAGTAATCCAGCTGGTTCTCCTGAAGATGAACTTCCTGTGCCAGTGACTCCTTCCCTAAGTTCTGGGCCAGACAGCCCCATAGCTCCACCGGTTGAGCCTACAAAACTGGAGGTTCAGCCAGTGCCTGTGTCTCCCCAGCCAAAACACAAAGTGTCTACCCTGGTACAAAGTCTCCAGGTCAAGACTCCACCACGTCTGTCTACTGAATGTGTAGCTGTTGGGGAGTCTGCATCAGAGAGGCTAAAGCCTGAGGCTCAGGAGAACAGAGCCAAGGAGAAGCCCCTCTCTGCAACTGTCAAGACTGGTCCCATACCAAGGCAGAGTACTGCCCCAAAACTGCCTGCTGTCCATCCAGCCCGTCTAAGGAAACTGTCCTTCCTGCCTACTCCACGTTCTCAGGGGTCTGAGGACGTGGTACAGGCATTCATCAGTGAGATTG GAATTGAAGCATCAGACCTGTCCAGTCTGTTGGAGCAGTTTGAGAAATCAGAAG CCAAAAAGGAGTGTCCTCTCCCGGCTCCTGCTGACAGCTTGGCTGTAGGAAACTCAGG CAGCATTGACACTCCCCAGGAGAAGAGACCCCTAGACCGGTTACAAGCCCCAGAACTGGCCAACGTGGCAG ggCTCACCCCTCCAGCTACCCCTCCCCACCAGTTATGGAAGCCCCTGGCTGCTGTCTCACTGTTGGTCAAATCTCCTAAATCTACCGCCCAGGAGGGAACCCTGAAGCCTGAAGGAGTTACAGAGGCCAAACATCCAGCTGCAGCCTGCCTCCAAGAAAGGGTCCATGGCCCTAATCCTgtccatgtgggctctggggaccatGATTATTGTGTCCGAAGCAGGACACCCCCAAAAAAGATGCCTGCCTTAGTCATTCCAGAGGTGGGCTCCCGATGGAATGTCAAGCGCCATCAGGACATCACCATCAAACCCGTCTTGTCATTGGGCCCAGCTGCTCCCCTACTTCCATGCACGACTTCCCAGGAGCCACTTGATCACAGGACTAGCAGTGAGCAGGCAGAGCCTTCAGCGCCTTGTCTTGCCCCGTCCACCTTGCTGTCTCCTGAGGCCTCACCTTGCCGGAAAGACATGAACACTAGGACTCCCTCTGAGCCCCCAGGCAAGCAGCGGTCAATGCGCTGTTACCGAAAAGCCTGCAGATCAGTCAGCCCCCCAGGTCGGGGCTGGCAGGGCCGTCGTGGCCGCAGCAGCCGCTCTGTCAGCTCTGGGTCCAACCGGACCAGCGAAGCATCCTCATCTTCATCGGTGTCTTCCTCATCCCGGTCCCGATCCCggtccctctcccccccccacaagaGGTGGCGAAG GTCCAGCTGCAGTTCCTCTGGACGTTCGAGAAGATGTTCATCctcttcatcatcttcatcctcctcttcatcctcatcATCTAGTTCCAGAAGCCGTTCTCCCTCTTTGTCCCCTCGCAGAAGTGACCGAAGGCGGCG CTCTTATCGTTCAAATGACCATTACCAAAGGCAGAGAGTGCTGCAGAAGGAGCGTGCAATA gaagagagaagggtggTCTTCATTGGGAAGATACCTGGCCGCATGACTCGGTCAGAGCTGAAacagagattttctgtttttggAGAGATTGAGGAGTGCACCATTCATTTTCGTGTCCAAGG TGACAACTATGGTTTCGTCACTTACCGTTATGCTGAAGAGGCATTTGCAGCCATCGAGAGCGGCCACAAGTTGCGGCAGGCAGATGAGCAGCCTTTTGATCTCTGCTTTGGGGGCCGCAGGCAGTTCTGCAAGAGGAGTTACTCTGATCTTG ACTCCAATCGGGAAGACTTTGATCCTGCTCCCGTGAAGAGCAAATTTGATTCTCTTGACTTTGATACATTGTTAAAACAGGCCCAGAAGAACCTGAGGAGGTAA